In the Diprion similis isolate iyDipSimi1 chromosome 2, iyDipSimi1.1, whole genome shotgun sequence genome, one interval contains:
- the LOC124415911 gene encoding tRNA (adenine(37)-N6)-methyltransferase: MEGKCQNSDVDAKCLLAQLSTARKEINNLRQQIRNLRYVHDKDVESIKRLVGSRTAEKKAFMSNPDISKTLLPSTSNEVDESLKLKPIGVVSTWFPNKRGTPRQPGICDKAPGKLTLFNSIFTNPEHALDGLKDFSHMWILFHFHRNESTHVRAKVAPPRLNGIRTGVFSTRSPHRPCPIGLSLVKIIKIVNCTILFEGVDMVDQTPVLDIKPYIPQYDNPLYVEKYSSRELEGSGLPDRESRGNIDERTNLNFDSSERLSVQSLVASEPSNGMRTTLHESYYTSTDGAAHGIDISRDEEIALRLQAEEFDGHSEFSNYLEARNCHRPVDRNLDIVTGFDNSRSVTLGTGNLDGNREMSNGLNTDLGSFDERELLSPEISLQNTVDSMQNSTHTSRNGGIMPRALELHNENTVYNIQHIDLNPQANRTMSFNSRNVEVNNPSDQISRNTRLLDGADGISTDLDLIDLRAANSRLDNSPIRMGIREAPDGEEGFTSQTLSNIQGVAGSAVSQNVGNGQNIRIESRGHMNLGQEENSSNVRIPDWISRPCVSALTVTFNERALVQLNEILGDKADQQKHAIENVLCQDPRSVYLRQRWANQFYTFLIHELHISCRFDDNRHIVTVFQIRHAGRMCECGEPEWQCLGHSPLT, from the exons ATGGAAGGGAAATGTCAAAATTCCGATGTCGACGCAAAATGCTTGCTGGCGCAGTTGAGTACCGCGAGAAAAGAGATAAACAATTTAAG GCAACAGATACGTAATCTCCGTTACGTCCATGATAAAGACGTCGAGAGCATCAAACGCCTCGTCGGATCACGCACAGCAGAGAAAAAGGCGTTCATGTCAAATCCAGACATTTCAAAAACACTCCTGCCAAGCACGAGCAACGAAGTAGACGAGAGTCTCAAGTTGAAGCCCATTGGAGTCGTGTCAACATGGTTTCCAAACAAACGAGGAACCCCTCGACAACCTGGAATATGCGACAAAGCACCAGGAAAATTAACACTCTTCAATTCTATCTTTACCAATCCTGAACATGCCTTAGACGGCCTTAAAGACTTCTCACATATGTG GATACTCTTCCACTTTCATAGGAACGAGTCAACTCATGTACGTGCTAAAGTAGCACCACCTAGACTGAATGGAATTCGAACCGGAGTGTTTTCAACCAGATCACCGCATCGACCTTGTCCGATAGGCCTGAGCCTTgttaaaatcataaaaatagtGAATTGCACTATTCTCTTTGAGGGCGTAGATATGGTAGACCAAACCCCAGTGTTGGACATCAAACCTTATATACCGCAGTACGACAACCCGTTGTATGTTGAAAAGTACAGCAGTAGAGAATTGGAGGGAAGTGGTTTGCCAGATAGAGAATCACGGGGTAATATTGATGAAAGGACAAATCTGAACTTTGATTCAAGTGAACGATTGAGCGTGCAAAGTCTTGTCGCATCTGAACCGAGCAATGGCATGAGAACTACGTTACACGAATCGTATTATACTAGTACTGACGGTGCAGCTCATGGCATAGATATTTCTAGAGATGAGGAAATCGCCCTCAGATTACAGGCGGAAGAGTTTGACGGACACTCGGAATTTAGCAACTATTTAGAAGCTAGAAACTGTCACCGACCAGTTGATAGGAATTTAGATATTGTTACAGGATTTGATAATAGTAGAAGCGTCACACTTGGTACCGGCAACTTGGATGGGAACAGAGAGATGTCTAACGGGTTAAATACGGACCTGGGTTCATTTGACGAACGAGAATTATTAAGTCCAGAAATTTCTCTACAAAATACTGTAGACTCTATGCAAAATTCTACACATACTTCCCGGAATGGTGGAATCATGCCCAGAGCTTTAGAATTGCACAATGAAAATacagtgtataatatacaacatATTGACCTCAATCCTCAAGCTAATAGAACAATGTCGTTCAATTCGAGAAATGTGGAGGTCAACAATCCCAGTGATCAAATATCAAGAAATACTAGGCTGCTAGACGGTGCGGATGGAATAAGTACTGACTTAGATTTAATTGACCTGCGTGCAGCGAATTCGAGGCTTGATAATTCTCCGATTCGAATGGGTATTCGAGAAGCGCCTGATGGGGAGGAAGGTTTCACGTCGCAAACTTTGTCAAATATACAAGGTGTAGCAGGATCCGCAGTTTCTCAGAATGTTGGAAATGGTCAGAACATCAGAATCGAAAGTAGAGGCCACATGAACTTGGGGCAGGAAGAAAATTCTTCTAATGTAAGGATACCAGATTGGATATCGAGACCGTGTGTATCGGCGTTAACTGTAACATTTAATGAACGAGCTTTAGTACAGTTGAACGAAATTCTAGGAGACAAAGCAGACCAGCAAAAACATGCTATAGAAAATGTTTTATGTCAAGACCCTAGATCGGTTTACTTGAGGCAACGGTGGGCCAATCAGTTTTACACGTTTTTAATTCACGAATTACATATCAGTTGTAGATTTGACGATAACAGACATATTGTTACAGTTTTTCAAATCCGTCATGCTGGCAGGATGTGCGAATGTGGAGAGCCAGAGTGGCAGTGTTTAGGGCATTCCCCCCTTACGTAA